The following nucleotide sequence is from Triticum dicoccoides isolate Atlit2015 ecotype Zavitan chromosome 7B, WEW_v2.0, whole genome shotgun sequence.
TAGACCAAAACAGTCCACTAAATATCAAGGGAACAATCTTGTTAGTCATAATTATAAAGACTCAAATTGCTAGGATTTGAATAATCTTTTTCCTGAAGTAGTACACGGTAGATAAACTGATGCAATGTAGTATAATATAAATATAAGGGGTATGAAAGCAATTAAGATTTGAATGACCTATTGTTGTACTATCACTGTTAGTGAAAAAATGAAAGCAATTTCTCCATGTGTGAAGTAATTAGGCTTATGGAAGTCCACACTTGCCAGGTTGTCAAGCCCCAATAATACAGAGATTTTTTTTCCTTTATTTGTCAGGTGTATAAGATGTGAACCAAATGCGACTACCATAATAATAATTACATAAGAGGACAATAATTGGCAGCCCACTATTGTACTCTACTATGAATGGAGATGCTTGAGTGGACCATTTGACAAGATCCGATCTGAACGCTAGCAGAGCTTAACATGTTTAACACACAAATTTCAACAACAAAATATGTGCATTGCTATGATCAGGCTATCTGCAGTATATGTTGAACTGAATTGCACAATGGTTCCACGACTAGAGTAAGCAGAGCTCCACCATTATATGGCCAAAAGGGGTTGCATTGATGCATCACATACCTGTGCAAGGGCACTCTTCTTGATCAGGTTGGAGGATGCAAAGTTGTCCGTGGCTTCTTGGAGCTCCTCGGTGGTATATACGCGATACGCCGGTACTTCCAGCGTATTTACCATCGCGGCTTGCGATGCATGCCCTGTGAAAATGCAGACCATGTTAGGCAAGGCATATTAGTATCCTGCAAAATGTTAACTGATCGCTAATAAGTCGTTGATCAttgtttttctttccctttttggtTGTCTGACTTTGCAGCTTTACTTTATCAAAGTCTTCTGTGGAGCAAGGAATAAGGGTCCGTCCCATGTTCTGAAAACTCAGGGTCTAAGTAAGATCCACGATACTTTGACTTAAGTGAGTAGGCTTGATTCAAAAATAAAATACGCAAGAGCACGAATATTCAAAGTTTCAAACTACTCCTTCAATTCTCTAATGCCCCTTTGAACCACAAATCATaggttactcattcatttctacaaTGCCCATAATATTGTGCCCCCTTCTTAGATGAACTAGTAGTAAAGAGTGCAGTTTAATTGAAGCACACAGTAACCAAATGAAATGAAGCAATCAAAGCAAATGCAGGGTGAATTTATTCTTCTCTTACTCTTATCGGCAGGGGTAGCGATCTTCTGGGACATCTTCGCTGTAGCTTTCGCGCTGTCCCCCTTCTTCGCCGCCCTTATCAACGGTGACTTCGGCAGGGCCATCACCCCGGGGTGCTGCCTCCTCGCCCTCCTcagcaccaccaccatcaccagcgCGATGAGCAATGCGCCTGCCACGACGCCGCCCACAATGCCAAGAACCATCCCCACCCCGCCGCCTTTACCCCCACCCTGCTCAGCGCCGCTCccctgcggcggcggcagcagcgcggCGAGCGCCCCCGGGCTGCAGTAGGTACTCGGCCGCTGCAGCTTGGCGTCGCGGAAGCAATTGCCCGCGTCGAGGACCGTGCGCGCCGACGAGTTGGACCGCATGCACGCCGGGCGCGCCCCGATGAGCAGGTTGGCGGAGACATCGACGAACTCCAGCGTGTCCGCGCACGCCGTGCTCGCCGGCAGCTGCCCGGAGAGCTTGTTGTGCGACAGGTTGATGTGATGCAGCGCGGGGAGCGCGAAGATGGCGGAGGGGATCCACCCCTCCAGCCGGTTCCGTGACACGTCCAAGAACCGGAGCTGGCCCAGAGAAGCCACCTCCGCCGGGATCTTCCCGGTGAAGTTGTTGTCGGCGAGGACGAGCGTCGCCACCGCCTTCCCCACCCCCGGGAACGCGCCGTCGAGCCTGTTCCGGCCCAGGTCGACCTCGTGGAGGAACGCGAGCCCGGAGAGGGACGGCACGGTGCCGTTGAGCCAGTTCCCGGACAGCACGAGGCTCTGCAGCGAGTACATGCGCGCCACCTGCTCGGGGACGGCGCCGTAGAGGTAGTTGGCGCTGAGGTTGAGCGCCTGCAGCGCCCCGAGGCGGAGCAGCTTGGCGCCCGGGAGCGGGCCCCAGAGGCCGAGCGCGACGAGCTCCAGGCGCGACAGCGCCGGGAGGCGGGTGAGCGTGGTGAAGAGCGCGTCGGCGGAGAAGTTGGAGGGCAGCGCGGTGCGCCACGCCGGGTCGGGCCGGCGGTCGCCGAGCACGGAGAGCGCCGTGACCTGGCCGGCCGCGCAGGCGACGGTGAGCGACGGCGTGGGCGGCAGCGCGCAGGGGTCGGGCGCCTTGGCGAGCGCGGCCAGCGCGGGCGGGAAGCCGAGGAGGCGGCACACGCGGTAGAGCGTCTTGGCCTGCGAGGACGCGGGCGTCGGCGACTGCGAGGTGACCGCCGTGGAAATGCAGCAGAGGAGCAGCAGGAGGAGCGGAGCTTCGGCCCTGCGAGAGGACGAGGAGGGCGCCATTGCACCTCGGAAGCCGGGAAGGGCGGTGGGAGTGTGCGGACGGCGCAATGCCGGAGGTTCAGCTGGTCATCGGGGGAGGAAGAAAGGAAGGAGCACCCAAGGAGGCCGACGGGCGGAGGCAAGTGGCCGCCGTGGAAGAACTACGAGTGCGGTGTGGCGCGAGTGCGTGCCAGCCGAACTAATAAACACGCGACGCGACTCGCTGCTGCCGTTACGGTTGCCACCGTCGGCCGTCGCTCATTCGCTCTGGCTGACGAGTGGGGTTGACCCACGCGTGGTGGCGAGGCGAGCGTGAGGCGCCGCGGAGCACGTGGCGGGGGCGGCTgtgcggcgtgtggccgcgggaagGCTCGATCGGACGCGATGTGTTGCGTGTTGTGGGTATCGGCGCATGTCACCGGCGCGCGCTTGCGCTTGCGGCCGGGCGAGGTCGCGTCGTAGGCCCTCGACGAGTCGGGGCATGGCCACCTGGTGCCTGCAGTAAAGGCGGTACAGCACAGGCCTGGCGCGCACGCAGAGCGGGGTTTAAGGCTAACTCGAGCACAGACCTtactttttttcgcgaatacgcaaaaattgcgtatcattgcattgataggagGGGTTGAAAGTACAGAGAGACATGCCGACATTGGCCACGCGTACACAGGTCGGCGCGGGCACAAGTGGTCGGAGCAGCTAGGAGAGGGGCTGCTCAACCCTCATTACAAAAAAGCTAAGCCTAAATCTCAGGAATCAGGTTCGCCCGATCAGCGGCAACCCTCGATCGCAACTCTGCTGCAATCCATCAGCACACGACCTTACACGGAAGTCCATTTTAATTTGTTTTCGCCAGTTTGGAACGGCAATGGAGCGACCCATGTCCGATTGGATCCTGTGGGTGATCGATGTACCCAACGCGCGGCCACATTCCAAATCATGTCCGGGGTGGACGTGAttaaaaaacacaaaaaataaaataaaatggaaaaatatatataataaacGCAAACATAAAAACATAAACATAATTTGAGGTTTTATGGCCACAAAACGGCCCTAGTTCCACAGTCCACATCCATATAAACGCAaacataaaaacaaaaacaaaaaaccgcCGCCCGCGCGTTCCTGATGTGCCCATCGCCATCTTCTCAATGGCCGACGTTGTcttcgtcgtcgctgacgaggtcgacgtaggccggcGGCGTCAAGAGGTGGGACGGCGGTGCCTGGTACACGGGGTCGGGCTGGAAGGTGGGAGGTGCCTGGACCATCCCCTCCCGTGATGACGCCTCCCGCTCCAGTGACCGCGGCggcgtggggcaccagttcacgctCCCCACGGCGTCGGCCATCTCCGGAGTCGTGCACGACCATCTCCACGCCTGGCCCACCAGCCCTGGGTGGAAAGCGGCGATTGGCAGTTCCTTGTTGACCTCCTCCTCAGTGTCCCCCATCTCCAGCTCGGGGATGGCGACATCACCGGCCGCAGAGAGGGCCATCATCTCCTGGAGGCCCTCCCATTGGCGCTCATCGTGCGTcttcatggagtcctccatgacgcGTTGGATCAGCCGGGTCTCCTCCTCCTCTGTCATgcgaggaggcggtggtggcgacggcgtgggcgtgaggCCGCGCACATGGGGAGCAGCCGCTCCGCGCTCTGGACGTGGCCACCGTGGCCTCGACGACGTGCCGGCGAAGAAGGAGGCGCGCCACACGTCGTGCTCGTCTGTTAACCAGGTGTCCCAGAGCTCGGAGTCGGGGGGGCCTAGGGTCGTAGAAGAGGTCGtcgggggaggaggcggcggcggcgctcgatctcctgGCGCTGGGCACGCCCGCTCGTCGGTGGAAAGATGCCAGTTATTGGGGAGGTGCGCGTCGCTCCAGGGGAGCGGCGCCCTCGTCTCCCAATAACACCGGCATACATCCACATCGACGTAGTGCTGGTCACGCTCGCCGGCGGCGCTGGATGCGATGGAGAATGCGGGCGGCGCGGGGGCCCGACGTGGTGGTGATGCGGGCTCCTCTT
It contains:
- the LOC119337460 gene encoding probable LRR receptor-like serine/threonine-protein kinase At1g14390 → MAPSSSSRRAEAPLLLLLLCCISTAVTSQSPTPASSQAKTLYRVCRLLGFPPALAALAKAPDPCALPPTPSLTVACAAGQVTALSVLGDRRPDPAWRTALPSNFSADALFTTLTRLPALSRLELVALGLWGPLPGAKLLRLGALQALNLSANYLYGAVPEQVARMYSLQSLVLSGNWLNGTVPSLSGLAFLHEVDLGRNRLDGAFPGVGKAVATLVLADNNFTGKIPAEVASLGQLRFLDVSRNRLEGWIPSAIFALPALHHINLSHNKLSGQLPASTACADTLEFVDVSANLLIGARPACMRSNSSARTVLDAGNCFRDAKLQRPSTYCSPGALAALLPPPQGSGAEQGGGKGGGVGMVLGIVGGVVAGALLIALVMVVVLRRARRQHPGVMALPKSPLIRAAKKGDSAKATAKMSQKIATPADKRHASQAAMVNTLEVPAYRVYTTEELQEATDNFASSNLIKKSALAQHYNGQLQDGTRILVKCLRLKPKYSPQSLSHYMEIISKFRHRHLVSIIGHCIVNDQENPTIASSVYLISECVTNGSLRSHLTEWRKREMLKWPQRVTAAIGIARGIQFLHNLTAPDIVQNDLNIENILLDKTLTSKISGFSLPMMSTSKNGKLFSENPFAVQEENDHGSAQPAEHGDRDDIYQFGQILLEVITGKPTASRSELEPLRAQLSGALAEDPDMLKDMADPTIRGTFAVDSLSKVTEVALNCTAGDPSDRPSVDDVLWNLQYSMQVQDGWASSESLSLSVKSQAW